The Drosophila teissieri strain GT53w chromosome X, Prin_Dtei_1.1, whole genome shotgun sequence genome has a segment encoding these proteins:
- the LOC122624341 gene encoding farnesol dehydrogenase yields MERWQNRVAVVTGASSGIGSAIAKDLVLAGMTVVGLARRVDRVKELQKELPAEKRGKLFALYCDVGNEGSVNEAFDWIIQKLGAVDVLVNNAGILQSGYLVDMNPAAMQQVLQTNIMGIVLCTQRAVRSMRERKFDGHVVVINSILGHKTMTATEGVAPDVNLYPPSKHAVTALAEGYRQEFFCLGTRIKITSVSPGVVDTEILPDSIREAIKDRMLHSEDISQGVLYAIATPPHVQVHELIIKPIGETM; encoded by the exons ATGGAACGCTGGCAGAATCGCGTGGCCGTCGTCACTGGCGCCAGTTCGGGCATCGGATCGGCCATCGCCAAGGATCTGGTGCTGGCCGGGATGACGGTGGTGGGTCTGGCCCGTCGCGTGGATCGCGTCAAGGAGCTGCAGAAGGAGCTGCCGGCGGAGAAGAGGGGCAAACTCTTTGCCCTCTACTGCGATGTGGGCAACGAGGGTTCGGTGAACGAGGCCTTCGATTGGATCATCCAGAAGCTGGGCGCCGTCGATGTGCTGGTCAACAATGCCGGCATCCTGCAATCGGGCTACCTGGTGGACATGAATCCGGCCGCAATGCAGCAGGTCCTGCAGACGAACATCATGGGCATTGTGCTGTGCACCCAGCGAGCTGTGCGTTCCATGCGGGAGCGCAAATTCGATGGCCATGTGGTGGTCATCAATAGCATCCTGGGGCACAAGACCATGACGGCCACAGAGGGCGTGGCGCCCGATGTCAACCTCTATCCGCCCAGCAAGCATGCGGTCACGGCCCTGGCCGAAGGATATCGCCAGGAGTTCTTCTGTCTGGGCACCCGCATCAAGATTACG AGCGTCAGTCCGGGTGTGGTGGATACGGAGATCCTGCCGGACAGCATTAGGGAGGCCATCAAGGATCGAATGCTCCACTCCGAGGACATCTCGCAGGGCGTGCTGTACGCCATTGCCACCCCGCCACACGTCCAGGTGCACGAGCTGATCATCAAGCCCATTGGCGAGACCATGTAG
- the LOC122624458 gene encoding glycine-rich protein 5, whose protein sequence is MSNTFSYWNGQPVNAPVYPQMGDLSQHSAAGAAPGLGLGSGSGAGLGGWPGQGAAAPQSMLPFAGGAGGMPVGGGGPRGMPMPMPGGQQMGMGDSGCMGSHSAANFYGQGGSPFEPCIDNGEAFCAYNGMDMSMNYGGGSASKGGFW, encoded by the coding sequence ATGTCGAACACGTTTTCCTACTGGAATGGACAGCCCGTGAATGCACCCGTTTATCCGCAGATGGGTGACCTCTCGCAGCACTCGGCCGCTGGAGCAGCACCAGGATTAGGATTGGGCTCGGGATCGGGAGCCGGCCTAGGAGGTTGGCCTGGCCAGGGAGCAGCTGCGCCACAATCCATGCTTCCCTTTGCCGGAGGAGCCGGCGGCATGCCCGTGGGAGGCGGTGGACCGCGCGgtatgcccatgcccatgccagGTGGCCAGCAGATGGGCATGGGTGACTCTGGGTGCATGGGCAGCCACTCGGCGGCCAACTTCTATGGCCAGGGGGGCAGCCCATTTGAGCCGTGCATCGACAATGGCGAAGCCTTCTGCGCCTACAACGGCATGGACATGAGCATGAACTACGGCGGAGGCAGTGCATCCAAGGGCGGCTTCTGGTAG
- the LOC122624633 gene encoding uncharacterized protein LOC122624633, whose translation MANEISYWNGQPVNSPIFPQMGDAMSANATAFVDGQWSRAASSCGQRTQPMSQAMGDFRPMSCAPMPASYFGQPQVPRSGFGEDQGPCEPCIDNGEAFCAYNGLDMGCRGGDKGDFW comes from the coding sequence ATGGCGAACGAGATTTCCTACTGGAACGGCCAGCCGGTGAATTCGCCCATCTTTCCGCAGATGGGCGATGCCATGAGCGCCAATGCGACCGCCTTCGTCGACGGCCAGTGGAGCAGAGCGGCATCGTCCTGCGGCCAAAGGACTCAACCGATGTCGCAGGCAATGGGCGACTTCCGGCCAATGAGCTGTGCTCCAATGCCCGCCAGCTACTTTGGCCAGCCGCAGGTTCCGCGTTCTGGATTTGGAGAGGATCAGGGACCCTGCGAGCCCTGCATCGACAATGGAGAGGCCTTCTGCGCCTACAATGGACTGGACATGGGCTGTCGCGGCGGTGATAAGGGCGACTTCTGGTAG
- the LOC122624667 gene encoding uncharacterized protein LOC122624667: MVWNTLSFWDGQPVTSPVYPQMGDVWNPNSSGYHPQTHAHTHNHNHSHQNYYQRMGMGDIRQMSCPMPNYCPHLREPGLDDVDAFYAYNGMDVSQAYGGGSRPGQGAGSGGRGDFW; encoded by the coding sequence ATGGTGTGGAATACGCTTTCCTTCTGGGACGGTCAGCCAGTCACCTCGCCGGTTTATCCCCAGATGGGGGATGTGTGGAATCCCAATAGCTCCGGCTATCATCCTCAGACCCATGCCCATACCCATAACCATAACCATTCGCATCAGAACTACTACCAGCGGATGGGCATGGGCGACATTCGCCAGATGAGCTGCCCCATGCCGAACTACTGTCCTCATCTCCGGGAGCCCGGATTGGATGATGTGGATGCCTTCTACGCCTACAACGGCATGGATGTGAGTCAGGCCTATGGCGGCGGATCACGACCTGGTCAGGGTGCAGGATCTGGAGGGCGGGGCGACTTCTGGTAG